AAATAATGGCTGAAAAAGGTACAATTGATAAGATTAAAAGGTTCTTGCGAGAGGTTAAAGCGGAGCTTAAGAAAGTAAACTGGCCTAATCAAGAGGTTTTACTTTCTTATACAGCAGTGGTAATTGTTACTGTATTGCTTGTAGCCATTTTTATTGGAGGAGTAGATCTACTCTTCACAAAGGTAATTACTCC
The sequence above is a segment of the Selenihalanaerobacter shriftii genome. Coding sequences within it:
- the secE gene encoding preprotein translocase subunit SecE produces the protein MAEKGTIDKIKRFLREVKAELKKVNWPNQEVLLSYTAVVIVTVLLVAIFIGGVDLLFTKVITPLILN